Proteins encoded together in one bacterium BMS3Abin08 window:
- a CDS encoding ribonuclease yields the protein MLMELSFHGAADTVTGSCHLLRAGGLNILVDCGLFQGDPRWEERNYDNFDFDPESIDYLLLTHGHLDHCGRIPLLVKKGFHGTIVCTSATSDITKVVLMDSARIQEEDFAHWSKILLRRGKKPRPPLYTILEALDALRYFQEFPEYNQPLPLNGNITVTFRDAGHILGASFIEIEIRGNGRIIFSGDLGNRNKPIIRDPSPPESADVIVVESTYADRNHRSFDASVEELYKVISDTYRRGGNILIPSFAIERAQDLLYVLRHLYDQGRMPSCRVFLDSPMGISVTGIMRRHPECFDEETRRLIENHDDPFSFPGLEFTRESNESKQINFIKSHAIIIAGSGMCTGGRIKHHLKHNIWRKASAVIFVGYQAEGTLGRKIVDGKKKIRIFGETYKVNASVHTIGGFSSHADRDILIDWLNHSIGTDRIFIVHGEDAPRKAFKRELEAGKVAKTVYIPHFGDTFTL from the coding sequence ATGCTCATGGAACTCTCCTTTCACGGAGCTGCTGATACGGTAACCGGCTCCTGTCATTTACTCAGGGCGGGAGGGCTGAATATCCTTGTCGACTGTGGCCTTTTTCAGGGTGACCCGCGATGGGAGGAGAGAAACTACGATAACTTTGATTTTGATCCGGAATCAATAGACTATCTGCTCCTTACCCATGGGCATCTGGACCACTGCGGAAGGATCCCCCTTCTTGTAAAAAAGGGTTTCCATGGTACTATCGTCTGTACATCGGCAACCTCTGATATCACAAAGGTCGTTCTTATGGATTCTGCAAGGATACAGGAGGAGGATTTTGCACACTGGAGTAAGATCCTGCTGCGGAGGGGGAAAAAGCCCCGTCCGCCCCTCTACACCATCCTTGAAGCCCTGGACGCACTCCGGTATTTCCAGGAGTTCCCCGAATATAACCAGCCCCTTCCTTTAAACGGAAATATCACCGTTACATTCCGTGATGCCGGCCACATCCTTGGGGCCTCGTTCATTGAGATAGAGATAAGGGGGAACGGGAGGATCATCTTCTCAGGTGACCTCGGAAACAGGAACAAGCCTATCATCAGGGACCCCTCGCCCCCGGAGAGTGCGGACGTGATCGTAGTGGAGAGCACCTATGCAGACAGGAACCACCGGAGTTTTGATGCCTCGGTGGAAGAACTTTACAAGGTGATCTCAGATACCTACCGGAGGGGTGGCAATATCCTCATCCCCTCTTTTGCAATCGAACGTGCCCAGGACCTTCTCTACGTATTACGTCATCTATATGATCAGGGCAGGATGCCCTCGTGCAGGGTGTTTCTTGACTCTCCAATGGGCATTTCCGTTACAGGTATAATGAGGAGGCATCCCGAATGCTTCGATGAAGAAACCCGGAGACTCATTGAAAACCATGATGACCCCTTCTCATTTCCCGGTCTTGAGTTTACCCGTGAGTCCAATGAATCAAAACAGATAAACTTCATAAAGAGCCATGCCATAATAATTGCGGGCTCCGGTATGTGTACGGGTGGCAGGATAAAGCACCATCTGAAACACAATATCTGGAGGAAGGCATCGGCAGTTATATTTGTCGGCTACCAGGCGGAGGGCACACTGGGCAGAAAAATAGTGGATGGTAAAAAGAAGATAAGGATTTTCGGTGAAACCTATAAGGTAAATGCATCCGTGCATACAATCGGGGGTTTTTCGTCCCATGCCGACAGGGATATCCTTATTGACTGGCTCAACCACAGCATCGGAACAGACCGTATCTTCATTGTCCACGGTGAGGACGCCCCCCGGAAGGCATTTAAAAGGGAGCTTGAGGCCGGGAAGGTTGCCAAAACCGTCTATATTCCACACTTTGGGGATACGTTCACGCTATAA